Proteins encoded in a region of the Takifugu flavidus isolate HTHZ2018 chromosome 10, ASM371156v2, whole genome shotgun sequence genome:
- the LOC130533203 gene encoding transmembrane protein 244-like isoform X4, whose translation MRWHSREKRSTRGLDHFDGLIPFDFKTEPTDSNSKYLVNLVSLELTYFCSGLLFAAVVQRRVWDYALTVTLVHVAVTSLVMLEFPMVWQWWLALASGLFLMICNGQLIAYFTCQSEQTFASFSTY comes from the exons ATGCGATGGCATTCAAGGGAAAAGCGGTCGACTCGAGG ATTAGACCACTTCGATGGACTGATTCCATTCGATTTTAAGACCGAACCCACTGATTCCAACTCCAAATACTTGG TAAACCTCGTGTCCTTGGAGCTCACCTACTTCTGCAGTGGCCTATTGTTCGCCGCGGTGGTCCAAAGGAGGGTGTGGGACTACGCCCTCACCGTCACGCTCGTGCACGTAGCGGTCACCAGCCTAG TGATGTTGGAGTTCCCCATGGTGTGGCAGTGGTGGCTGGCTTTAG CCAGCGGCTTGTTCCTGATGATCTGCAACGGTCAGCTGATTGCTTACTTCACCTGCCAGAGCGAGCAGACCTTCGCCTCCTTCAGCACCTACTGA
- the LOC130533203 gene encoding transmembrane protein 244-like isoform X1, which translates to MVTGAVGCFWPTSETLTVFFNLLLCLLIFYSLFYMIGSVCFGAFRLDHFDGLIPFDFKTEPTDSNSKYLVNLVSLELTYFCSGLLFAAVVQRRVWDYALTVTLVHVAVTSLVMLEFPMVWQWWLALASGLFLMICNGQLIAYFTCQSEQTFASFSTY; encoded by the exons ATGGTTACAGGAGCGGTCGGTTGCTTTTGGCCAACTTCTGAAACCCTG ACCGTGTTTTTCaacctgctgctctgtctgctcATATTTTACTCTCTATTCTACATGATTGGAAGCGTCTGTTTCGGTGCCTTCAG ATTAGACCACTTCGATGGACTGATTCCATTCGATTTTAAGACCGAACCCACTGATTCCAACTCCAAATACTTGG TAAACCTCGTGTCCTTGGAGCTCACCTACTTCTGCAGTGGCCTATTGTTCGCCGCGGTGGTCCAAAGGAGGGTGTGGGACTACGCCCTCACCGTCACGCTCGTGCACGTAGCGGTCACCAGCCTAG TGATGTTGGAGTTCCCCATGGTGTGGCAGTGGTGGCTGGCTTTAG CCAGCGGCTTGTTCCTGATGATCTGCAACGGTCAGCTGATTGCTTACTTCACCTGCCAGAGCGAGCAGACCTTCGCCTCCTTCAGCACCTACTGA
- the LOC130533203 gene encoding transmembrane protein 244-like isoform X3: protein MHHRPHPTRGNRLLTFHLPAAHRDAFPLLCSPHLRLDHFDGLIPFDFKTEPTDSNSKYLVNLVSLELTYFCSGLLFAAVVQRRVWDYALTVTLVHVAVTSLVMLEFPMVWQWWLALASGLFLMICNGQLIAYFTCQSEQTFASFSTY from the exons ATGCATCACCGTCCCCACCCCACACGTGGAAACAGACTTTTAACATTTCATCTCCCTGCTGCTCATCGTGATGCCTtccccctcctttgttccccccATCTCAGATTAGACCACTTCGATGGACTGATTCCATTCGATTTTAAGACCGAACCCACTGATTCCAACTCCAAATACTTGG TAAACCTCGTGTCCTTGGAGCTCACCTACTTCTGCAGTGGCCTATTGTTCGCCGCGGTGGTCCAAAGGAGGGTGTGGGACTACGCCCTCACCGTCACGCTCGTGCACGTAGCGGTCACCAGCCTAG TGATGTTGGAGTTCCCCATGGTGTGGCAGTGGTGGCTGGCTTTAG CCAGCGGCTTGTTCCTGATGATCTGCAACGGTCAGCTGATTGCTTACTTCACCTGCCAGAGCGAGCAGACCTTCGCCTCCTTCAGCACCTACTGA
- the LOC130533203 gene encoding transmembrane protein 244-like isoform X2 — translation MAFKGKAVDSRTVFFNLLLCLLIFYSLFYMIGSVCFGAFRLDHFDGLIPFDFKTEPTDSNSKYLVNLVSLELTYFCSGLLFAAVVQRRVWDYALTVTLVHVAVTSLVMLEFPMVWQWWLALASGLFLMICNGQLIAYFTCQSEQTFASFSTY, via the exons ATGGCATTCAAGGGAAAAGCGGTCGACTCGAGG ACCGTGTTTTTCaacctgctgctctgtctgctcATATTTTACTCTCTATTCTACATGATTGGAAGCGTCTGTTTCGGTGCCTTCAG ATTAGACCACTTCGATGGACTGATTCCATTCGATTTTAAGACCGAACCCACTGATTCCAACTCCAAATACTTGG TAAACCTCGTGTCCTTGGAGCTCACCTACTTCTGCAGTGGCCTATTGTTCGCCGCGGTGGTCCAAAGGAGGGTGTGGGACTACGCCCTCACCGTCACGCTCGTGCACGTAGCGGTCACCAGCCTAG TGATGTTGGAGTTCCCCATGGTGTGGCAGTGGTGGCTGGCTTTAG CCAGCGGCTTGTTCCTGATGATCTGCAACGGTCAGCTGATTGCTTACTTCACCTGCCAGAGCGAGCAGACCTTCGCCTCCTTCAGCACCTACTGA